GGTAGACCGCGAGCAGGAACGGCGGGATCTTCAGCGCGACCGTCACCCAGCCGAACTGCGCCGTGTTGCCCCAGAAGTAGAGCGGGAAGAGGACGGCGCACTTGGCCAGCAGGATGAAGCCCCAGGCGTAACTCGCCTTCGTGTACGCCTTCTTGCGCCCCGGGTTCCGCTTGCGCCAGGACAGGTTCTCCTTGAACACCGGCCCCAGCACCAGGCCGAGCAGCGGTACGCCCGCCATCGACGTGATGAGGTAGGCCAGCGCCAGGCCCAGTGTGTAGAGCATGCCGGGCAGGTAGAAGTCCTTCGCGTTGCCCGTCATCATCGCGAAGAGCACGCCGAAGCCGACCCCGAAGATCCCGCTGAAGGCGTGCTTGACGGTGTCCTTGCGCAGCAGCCGGAAGACGACCATCGCGCCGGAGATCACCAGCGCGGTGATCGCGGCGGTGTGGATGTCCTTGTTCACCGTGTACATCGCGATGAACACCAGGCCGGGCACGGTCGTCTCGACCAGGCCGCGGACGCCGCCGAAGGCTTCGAACAGCGCGGCTTCGGTGACGGCGCGCGATCCGGCCTCCTCCGGTGTGCCGGCTCCGTCGGCTCCGTCGGTCTCATGGGCCGAGGACACCGGCTCGTCCGGTTCCGTCCGCTTGTCGGGGAGGGTCACCCGCTACTCCTGTCCGAGGGGTCGCAGCTCGTATTTGGGGTTGAACATCACGGGACGGCCGTGGTTGGCGGTGATCCGCCCCCAGACGATCAGCTTGCGGCCCGGCTCGATACCCGCGATGGAGCGGCGGCCCAGCCAGACGACGTCCAGCGGGGCCGAGCCGTCGAACAGCTCCGCCTCCAGGGTGGGCACTCCGGCGCGTGGCCGCAGCGTCACGGTGCGCAGCGTACCTGTCACACGCACCATGTCGCGGTCGCTGCACTCGGAGATCCGGGTGCAGCCCGTGCCCTCGGCTTCCTCACGCAGCTCCGCGGAGCGCAGATCCTCCTCGGAGGAGGACAGCCGTTCCAGGAAACGTCGGAACCGTCCGTTGCCGGGGCCCCGCTGCTCTCGGGTGGCGCCAGTCATGGGGCCAGCGTACCGCCGCCACGGCCCCCGCCCCACTTCCACCGGACTCCGGCTGTTTCTCGCGGCGGCGGCCCATCCCCGCTACCTCTCGAACCGGTAGCCCATCCCCGCCTCCGTGACGCTGCATCCTCCCGGGGGACAACCCCCGAACCCCCGGCCCGACGCCGCTACCTCTCGAACCGGTAACCCATCCCCGCCTCCGTGACGAAGTGGCGGGGGTGGGACGGGTCGGTTTCCAGTTTGCGGCGGAGCTGGGCCATGTAGACGCGCAGGTAGTTGGTCTCGGTGCCGTAGGAGGGGCCCCAGACCTCCTTCAGGAGCTGCTTCTGGCTCACCAGGCGGCCCGGGTTGCGGACCAGCACCTCCAGCAGGTGCCACTCGGTGGGGGTGAGGCGTACGTCCTTGCCGTGGCGGTGCACCTTCTTCGCCGCGAGGTCCACGCTGAAGTCGTCGGTCTCGATGACGCCCGCGTCCTCGGGCATCCCGGCGGGCGGCTCGGCCCGTCGCACGGCGGCCCGCAGCCGGGCCAGCAGTTCGTCCATGCCGAAGGGCTTGGTGACGTAGTCGTCGGCGCCGGCGTCCAGCGCCTCGACCTTCTCGTCGGAGGTCTGCCGGGCGGACAGGACTAGGATCGGGATCCTGGTCCAGCCCCGGATGCCGCGGATGACGTCCACGCCGTCCATGTCGGGCAGGCCCAGGTCGAGGACGACGACGTCGGGATGGCGGTCGGCCGCCAGGCGCAGCGCGGTGGCGCCGTCGTGTGCGGCGTCCACCTCGTACTTGCGCGCCTTGAGGTTGATCACAAGGGCGCGGACGATCTGCGGCTCGTCATCGACCACGAGCACCCGGTGCATGCTGTCTTCCTCTCGATTCCGTTGTGAACCCGCTCAGGCGCCCGTGCGCTGCCGCGCGTGCGGTGCGGGGGGCTCGGCACGTACGGGTCTGCGCCCGTGGGCCGCGCGCAGGGTGAGGACCATGGTCATGCCGCCGCCGGGGGTGTCCTCGGCCTCCAGGCTCCCGCCCATGGCCTCGGCGAAGCCGCGGGCGACCGCGAGGCCGAGGCCGACTCCGGCGCCGCCCGGTGCGTCACCGTAGCGCTGGAAGGGCTCGAAGATGCGGCCCTTGTCGCTGTCGGGCACGCCGGGGCCGCGGTCGATGACCCGCACCTCGACGCGTTCGGCGAGCGCACTGGCTTTGACCAGCACCTTCTTGTCGTCGGGGCTGTACTTGACCGCGTTCTCGACGAGGTTGGCGACGGTGCGCTCCAGCAGCCCGGGGTCGACGGCGACCAGCGGCAGCACCTCGGCGACGGCCAGCCGCACGCTGCCCTCGGGGACGCCGCCGAGGGCCTTGGGGACGACCTCCTCCAGGCTGATGTCGCGGATGAGCGGGGTGACGGTGCCGGTCTGGAGGCGGGACATGTCCAGCAGGTTGCCGACGAGGTTGTCGAGCTTGTCGGCGCCCTCCTCGATGGCGCCCAGCAGCTCTGCCTCGTCCTCGGGGGACCACTGGACGTCGTCGGAGCGCAGGGAGGAGACCGAGGCCTTGATGGCGGCCAGCGGGGTGCGCAGGTCGTGCGAGACGGCGGCCAGCAAGGCGGTGCGGATGCGGTTGCCCTCGGCCAGCTCGCGCGCCTGTTCGGCCTCGCCCAGCAGCCGCTGACGGTCCAGGACGCCGACCGCCTGTGCGGCGAAGGCGGACAGCACCCGGCGGTCCTCGGCGGGCAGCACCCGGCCGCACAGGACCAGCATCATGTTGTCGCCGATGGGCATGTCCACGTCGCCGTCCTCGGGCGTCAGCGGAAGCCTGCCGCCCTCGGCGGCGCCGACGCTGCCCGCGCGGGTCCACGGGGCGCGCTCGTCCGCGCGCTCCAGCAGGGCGACGGACTCCATGCCGAAGGTCTCGCGGACCCGGTCCAGCAGCGCGTCGAGGGTGTCCTCGCCACGCAGCACGCTGCCCGCGAGCATGGACAGGATCTCCGACTCGGCGCGCAGCCTGGCCGCCTGGTGGGTGCGGCGGGCCGCCACGTCGACCACGGAGGCGACCGCGACGGCGACGGCGAAGAATACGGCGAGGGAGACGACGTTGCGGAAGTTGTTGATGGTCCAGGTGTGGACGGGCTCGGTGAAGTAGTAGTTCAGCAGCCCCGAGCCCACGGCGGCGGAGGCCAGCGCGGGCAGCAGCCCGCCCACCAGCCCCGCGGCGACGGTCAGCACCAGGAAGAGCAGCACGTCGTTGGCGAAGCCGACGTCCGGGTCGAACGTCAGCATCGCGAAGGTGAGCAGCGCCGGGGCGCCGAAGGCGGTGAGCCAGCCGGCGAGGATCCGGGAGCGGCCCAGCCGCCCGGAGCGGGCGACGGGCAGTCCCCGCCCCTTGGCGACCTCGTCGTGGGTGACGATGTGGACGTCCAGGTCGGGCCCCGAGTCGCGGGCGACGGTGGTGCCGACGCCGGGCCCGAAGACGTACTGCCAGGTCTTGCGGCGGGAGGAGCCCAGCACTATCTGGGTGGCGTTGACGCCGCGCGCGAAGTCCAGCAGGGCCTCGGGGATGTCGTCGCCTATGACGTGGTGGTAGGTGCCGCCGAGGTCCTCGACGAGGGTGCGCTGGACGGCCAGCTCCTTGGGCGAGGCCGAGGTGAGGCCGTCGGCGCGGGCTATGTAGACGGCGAGGATCTCGCTGCCCGAGCCCTTGGCGGCCATGCGGGCCGCGCGGCGGATGAGGGTGCGCCCCTCGGGACCGCCGGTGAGGCCGACGACGATGCGCTCGCGGGCCTGCCAGGTGGAGCGTATGCGGTGCTCGGAGCGGTATTGCTGGAGGTACTCGTCGACCCGGTCGGCGGTCCACAGCAGCGCCAGCTCGCGCAGCGCTGTCAGGTTGCCGGGGCGGAAGTAGTTCGACAGCGCCGCGTCGACCCGGTCGGGCGCGTAGATGTTGCCGTGCGCCATACGGCGGCGCAGCGCCTGGGGCGACATGTCGACCAGCTCGATCTGGTCGGCCCTGCGCACCACCTCGTCGGGCACGGTCTCGCGCTGCCGTACACCGGTGATCGACTCGACGACGTCGCCCAGTGACTCCAGGTGCTGGATGTTGACGGTCGACACGACGTCGATACCCGCCTCCAGCAGCTCCTCGATGTCCTGCCAGCGCTTGGCGTTGCGCGAACCGGGAGCGTTGGTGTGCGCCAGCTCGTCCACGACGGCCACGACGGGGCGGCGCGCGAGCACCGCGTCGGTGTCCATCTCGGTGAACGTCGCACCCCGGTGGGCCACCTCGCGGCGGGGCAGCTGCTCCAGCCCGTGGAGCATCACCTCCGTGCGAGGCCGGTCGTGGTGCTCCACGAAGCCGACGACGACATCGGTGCCCCGTTCGATACGGCGGTGCGCCTCGGACAGGACGGCATAGGTCTTGCCGACACCGGGTGCCGCCCCGAGATAGATGCGCAGCTTTCCGCGCCGCGGCTGCGCTCCTGCTGACGCCATGCGTCCATTGTCACCGCTGCGCGCGGAGATCCCCCGCCGGAGCCGGGGTCAGGACGTCAGGGTTCCGTATGGATGCCCCCGCCGCCACCTCCGGCCCGGCCGCCTCCAGCCAGGCCAGCAGCTGCCTCAGCCGGAGCCTGCGCGGGGCGTACGTCTCGGGATCCGCGATGAGGTGCCGTATCCAGCCGGCTGCCTCATGGGTGGCCTCGGCGGCCTGGATGTCGATGAGGAGGGACAGCTCCGCCCCCTGGGGAGGGGACGGGTTTCCGAGAAGGTAGCGCCACAGCTCGTGCGCGTGAGCGGTCTCCCGCATGGCGGCCAGTTCACGGGCGATGTCACAGCCTCGCGCCCAGAGGAGCCGGCCGGGGGTCCTGGCGACCTCGACCAGGTACGGGGCGGCTTCCCGTCCCTCGACGCGGGTGAGGATCCGCAACGCGTGGGACACGTCGTCGGCGCTCGCGGAGGAAAGAGCGACCAGCTCACGCGCGAGGTGGCTGATGGTGGCGTCCGTCCTGGTCGCTTCGTGCTGAGGAAGGGCGGAAAGGACGCCCCGCAACCAGGCGGAGTCCTGGGCGAGACCGGGAACCTCGCGCCACAGCTCCGTCAGGCGCGGCCCGGCATCCTCGCCTCGTGTCTTCAAGAGCACCTTGGCCGCCCGGGTGTATCCGAAGGCAATGGCGTTGGGCGTCCTGAGCGCCCCTTCCGCCAGGGCGGACGCTCTGTCGTTGTGTCCCGCTTCGAGCAGCGCATCCGCGAGGGTGGAGCGATCGTACTGGCACAGCTGCCGCCCCTCACCCGTCGCCTTCATGATCGCTTCCACGGCGGGGGCGCCCGAGGAATTGACCCAGGCGCGCAGGAGCTCTCCCACCAGGAAGCCTCCCCACGCGTGCTGCGCGAGCGCGCCCCGGGCCAGGTTCGCGATCTCCTCTTCGTGTGCGAACTCCGCGAGGGGCTGCACCAGCACGCCGGGCACCTGTAGAGAGTGCCCCGCATCCGCACCGCTCGCGCGGACGGCGGCCCATACCTCAGCGGCGCCGTCTCCGCCGCGCACGGCCATCCAGATCTGCACCGCCTGGGCCAGATCGGCGGCGGACGGTGAGCCCCCGGCCAGCACCTCACCCGCGATCCTGGCCGCGGCCTCGGGCTCGCCCTCCTTGTCCAGGGCCTCGGCCACAGCGAGACGGGCGCCCTGACCGCCCGCGACCCGCCGCATCCCGAACGCCTCCAGCTCGGCCACGGCGCCGGGACCACCGACCGCGAGCCACGCCTCGGCGGCGCGCCTGACGCATCCCGTCCCCGCTGTCGGCACCCCCAGCGCGGCGCGCGCCATGCGGGCCGCCTCATCGGCCTCGCCCAGGCAGACCAACGTCTCGGCCCCGTACGACAGTTCGTAGTCATCCGTGTCCGGCTCGGTCGCCATGGCCCGGGCCCGGTCGCGCACCGCGTCGCGCGCGGTGTCGCCGAGCGCGCAGGCGACCCGTGCGGCACGGGGAAGCTCCGAGTAGAGCCCGCCGAGGCACGCGCGCAGCAGCCGCTCGGCGACATGCGGGTCGCCCGCACGGCTGTACGCGTCCACGGCGTACAGCCGACGCGACACGTAGATGCCCTCGGAACTCGCGATCCGGTCCAGCAGGGCCAGCACCTCGGGACGCTGTCCGAGCGCCCCCAGCACCTCGAACGCCCGCTTGCTGTCCTCGGCGTCGAGCGCCGAACGCCCGATGGCCTCCAGGTGGTCGAGCACTCGGGTACGGTGCAGCTCGCCGAAGGCGACGCCTTCCGCGAGCAGCATGCCCGCCAGCAGGGGCCGCTGGTGACCGCCGGGAGCTCCGTCCAGCAGGCGTTCGGCGACCAGGTCGGCGGGGCATTCCACCCGCTGGGCCCACATGCAGAAGACGAAGACCGCGAGGGTGCGGTCGTCGCCGGTGAAGCCCCTGCGGATCCAGTCCTCCATGTCGGGGAAGTCCGGTGTGATCGACTCGGCGTAGGAGCGGGCGGCGATGAACTCCGCGAAGGAGTGGTGGAGAAAGCGGTAGTCGTCGCCTTCACTCACCAAGAGCCCGGTGCTCTGAAGGAAGTCGGCCAGATCGGTGTCCCAGCCCTCGTGGGGCGCGCCTTCCCACTGGCGCGCCCACTCGACCGCCGCCTCCCACAGCGAGCCCTCGCCCTCCAGCCGGCAGCGGCCGAGGACGCCGAGAAGTTCGCGTTTGTGGCGGTCGAGTCGCAGGCGGAAGTCCCGGCGTTCCGGATCGTCCTCGAAGTGGCCGCGGACGGTGGCGCGCGCCGCGGGGCGTCCGTGGCCACGGCTCAGCAGATGGTCGCAGAAGTGCTGATAGAGGCTGAGCCGGCTGGTGGGGAGGGGGCGGGCCGGGGCGACGGTGGCGTTGACGGCGGCGATGGTGGCGAGCAACGGATTGTGGACGAGTTCTTTGATGCGGCTGTCCTCAGCCTCCTCGAGGAAGCGGTCAGCCGTGGCCCGGGCACGCTCGGCCTCGCCCTCGTACTGCGCGGCGAACCACTTGCCCGCGAAGTCCCGCAGCTCCGTCTCGCCGAACGGTTCCATGCGGTACGCGCCGACGAGCGGGCCACGCAGCGGGGCGAGTTCGGCCTCCGGCAAAGGACGGCTGGTGACGACGAAGCGGTAGTCGCTGCCGGCGCGGGCGTGTTGGGCGAGGGTGCGGATGACGCCGACCCGGGCGTCCCGGTCGGCGATCTCGTCGAGGCCGTCGACCATGACGAGCCAGCGCGCGCCCAGAACGCGCCCGGCGAAGAGCCCCACGTCCGGTTCGGTGACCAGCGCGCTGCCCAGGCTGCGGCAGACGGCCTGGCGCAGGACGGCACTCCAGGAACCGCTCCGGCCGACGAGAGCGCGGGCGGCGATACGTACGGGGATGACGGGTTCGGCCAGGGGCGCGTTCTCGCCGCTGTCCTTGCGCAGCCAGATGCGCGACAGGGTCCAGGCGAGGTGGCTGGAGAAGGTGGACTTGCCGGCGCCGGGCTCGCCGGTGATCAGAAGGTGCTCGTGCCGGGCGAGCGCGTCGGGCGCCGGGAGCACGGAGTCGGCCGACTCCTCATCGCCGTCGCGCCGGGGCCCGTCGGCGCGGCGGACAGGGTCGGCGGCGCCCACGCCGCCGGGGCCCTGCCCGCCGTCGACCTTCATGACCGAGGTGCGAATGCGCTGGCGTACGTATACCGCGGACAGCGGGGGTTCCTCGACACCGAGCATGTCGTACGGGAGGCGTTCGACGGCCTTGCTCTGCGCCTCTACGAGGTTGCTGACGGCGAGCGTCGGCTTGGGGAGCTGGGTCCAGGAGGTGAGGCGGGGCGCTTCGGCCGACTGACGTTCCTCCTCGGCCCGCTCCATGCCCTGTTTGGCGCGCAGCCACAGCGACTCGACCTCGTCCGGGTCGCGTCGCAGGCCGACGGCGATGGCACGGACGATCTGGAGCGGGAGGAAGCGGGTGGCGTTGTGGAGGTCGTACACCGCGTTCTTGTGGGCGAGTTCGGCCCGGACGACGGCGTGGGGGCTCTCGTACCCGGCGTCGGCCATCGCCTGTCGGAACCACGCCGACAGCTCCTCCAGTTCCAGGAAGCGCTGCGCGGCGCCCTCCTTCGGCGGACGCCCACCCGGCATGTATCCCCCTCGGTTTCCGGCTGTTTCTCCAGCCTAGAGGGAAACCCGTGTCCGTCAGCAGAGTTGGGGCATGCCTCTCGACACCGCACACCCGGCCCTCTTCGCGGCGCTCGCCGCGCTGCCCACCGTCGCGCTGCTCCTGCGCACCTGGATCAGGCACCGTACGGCCGTACGACTGGAGGAGGAGCACACCCGCAGGGTCCGCATGGCGCTGGCGGACTCGCTGGCCGCGCACCGGGCGGAGATCGTACGGGCGTGTGCCGAGCTGGAGTCGGCCTCGCGCGTCACGGAGCGGGCGCGGGTGCCGGGGTCCGCTCCTGGAGTACCCCGTCCTCCAACTCGACCACCCGGTCGGCGAGATCCAGCAGGCTCTCGTCGTGTGTAGCGACGAGAGCGGTGACGGCCTCGCCTTCCGCCGTGGCGTCACCGCGGACCACCGCGCGCAGCAGTTCCATCACCCCGTGCCCCGTCTCCGCGTCGAGCTGGCCGGTGGGCTCGTCGGCCAGGAGGAGGGAGGGGCGGTTGGCGAGAGCGCGGGCTATGGCGACGCGCTGCTGCTGGCCGCCGGAGAGCTCGCCGGGGCGCTGCTGGGCGTGGTCGGTGAGGCCGACCAGGGCGAGCAGCAGCGCGACGCGCTCCTCGCGCTCGGCGGCCGGGACCTTGCGCAGCCGCAGCGGGACGCCGACGTTCTCGGCCGCCGTGAGGACGGGCAGCAGTGCGAAGGACTGGAAGACGAAGCCGATCCGGTCCCTGCGCAGCGCCAGGTTCCCGCTCTCGCCGAGGGTGGCCAGGTCGGTGCCCTCGACGCTGATCCGTCCCTGGTCGGGGGCGTCGAGGCCGGCGACGAGGTTGAGCAGGGTGGTCTTTCCCGACCCCGACCTGCCGCGTACGGCGACGAGTTCGCCGCGCGGGACGCTCAGCGAGACGCCGCGCAGCGCGTGCACGGCGGTCGGGCCGCGTCCATAGGTGCGGTGCACATCCTCGACCTCCACCATGTCCGCCGCCCCGTACCGCTCCCGCTCCAACTGCCCGCCCCCATCCACACGTTCGACCGGCCCCGGCCGCGCGCCAGTATGCGCGGCCCACGGGGCGCACGGCAACGGGAGGGCTTCCCCGTACCGGCGTTCCCCTGCATGATGACGACGCGTCACAAGAGAGAACAGCGTTCACCATACGGAACTGCCCGGAACAGCCATCCTCCGGAGGCGCCCCCATGAACCGACGCCGGCTACTCCTGCGCGCAGCGGCACTGAGCGCCGCCGCCACCCCCTCCCTGCTCCCCCCGCTGCTCCCCTCCGCCCAGGCGGCCCCCGCCCGCGCATCCCGCGCCAAGGCCGGGCCGCCATCACGCGACGAGGTGACCGAGGCGGTCACCAGAGCCGCCGACCACTGGATATCCGCCCACGCCGACCCCGGCAACAACCAATGGGCCCGCGCCACCTTCTTCAGCGGCCTGATGGCCCTGCACCGCGTCACCGGCCAGGCCCGCCATCTCGCCTACGCCCGCTCCTGGGCCGAGAAGCACGACTACGCGCTGCACGACGGCGTCAGCACCCGGCACGCCGACGATCACAACGCGGGACAGGCGTACCTCGACCTGTACGAGGCCGAAGGCTCCCGCGACGAGGCGAAGATCGCCGCCATCGAAGAATCGCTGCACCGGATGACGTTCACCGACCGTCCCGACAAGAACGACGACTGGTGGTGGGACGACGCGCTCCATATGGCGATGCCGCCGTTCGCCCGGATCGCCGTGCTGCGGGGCGAGCCCGCCTACGCGGACAAGCTGTACCGGCTCTACACCCACACCAAGAGTGCCCAGGGCGGCCCGGGCCTGCTCGACCCCGGCACCGGCCTCTGGTACCGCGACGACCGCTTCCTGCCCGGCGGCATCGCCTCGCCCGGCGGCAAACCGGTGCTGTGGTCACGGGGCAACGGGTGGGTGGCGGGCGGCCACGTCAAAACGCTCAAGGCCCTGGCGGGCGGCGCCGCGCATACGCGGGAGTACCGCACGACGCTGGCGCGGCTCCTCGCCGGCGTCCGCGCCGTCCAGCGCGACGACGGCT
This sequence is a window from Streptomyces sp. NBC_01775. Protein-coding genes within it:
- a CDS encoding DUF3159 domain-containing protein — encoded protein: MTLPDKRTEPDEPVSSAHETDGADGAGTPEEAGSRAVTEAALFEAFGGVRGLVETTVPGLVFIAMYTVNKDIHTAAITALVISGAMVVFRLLRKDTVKHAFSGIFGVGFGVLFAMMTGNAKDFYLPGMLYTLGLALAYLITSMAGVPLLGLVLGPVFKENLSWRKRNPGRKKAYTKASYAWGFILLAKCAVLFPLYFWGNTAQFGWVTVALKIPPFLLAVYLTWIFLAKAPAPINVIAEIEAEAEAAKAEKEAAKAATAEAGAAGRHRR
- a CDS encoding OB-fold nucleic acid binding domain-containing protein, translated to MTGATREQRGPGNGRFRRFLERLSSSEEDLRSAELREEAEGTGCTRISECSDRDMVRVTGTLRTVTLRPRAGVPTLEAELFDGSAPLDVVWLGRRSIAGIEPGRKLIVWGRITANHGRPVMFNPKYELRPLGQE
- a CDS encoding response regulator; the encoded protein is MHRVLVVDDEPQIVRALVINLKARKYEVDAAHDGATALRLAADRHPDVVVLDLGLPDMDGVDVIRGIRGWTRIPILVLSARQTSDEKVEALDAGADDYVTKPFGMDELLARLRAAVRRAEPPAGMPEDAGVIETDDFSVDLAAKKVHRHGKDVRLTPTEWHLLEVLVRNPGRLVSQKQLLKEVWGPSYGTETNYLRVYMAQLRRKLETDPSHPRHFVTEAGMGYRFER
- a CDS encoding sensor histidine kinase KdpD → MASAGAQPRRGKLRIYLGAAPGVGKTYAVLSEAHRRIERGTDVVVGFVEHHDRPRTEVMLHGLEQLPRREVAHRGATFTEMDTDAVLARRPVVAVVDELAHTNAPGSRNAKRWQDIEELLEAGIDVVSTVNIQHLESLGDVVESITGVRQRETVPDEVVRRADQIELVDMSPQALRRRMAHGNIYAPDRVDAALSNYFRPGNLTALRELALLWTADRVDEYLQQYRSEHRIRSTWQARERIVVGLTGGPEGRTLIRRAARMAAKGSGSEILAVYIARADGLTSASPKELAVQRTLVEDLGGTYHHVIGDDIPEALLDFARGVNATQIVLGSSRRKTWQYVFGPGVGTTVARDSGPDLDVHIVTHDEVAKGRGLPVARSGRLGRSRILAGWLTAFGAPALLTFAMLTFDPDVGFANDVLLFLVLTVAAGLVGGLLPALASAAVGSGLLNYYFTEPVHTWTINNFRNVVSLAVFFAVAVAVASVVDVAARRTHQAARLRAESEILSMLAGSVLRGEDTLDALLDRVRETFGMESVALLERADERAPWTRAGSVGAAEGGRLPLTPEDGDVDMPIGDNMMLVLCGRVLPAEDRRVLSAFAAQAVGVLDRQRLLGEAEQARELAEGNRIRTALLAAVSHDLRTPLAAIKASVSSLRSDDVQWSPEDEAELLGAIEEGADKLDNLVGNLLDMSRLQTGTVTPLIRDISLEEVVPKALGGVPEGSVRLAVAEVLPLVAVDPGLLERTVANLVENAVKYSPDDKKVLVKASALAERVEVRVIDRGPGVPDSDKGRIFEPFQRYGDAPGGAGVGLGLAVARGFAEAMGGSLEAEDTPGGGMTMVLTLRAAHGRRPVRAEPPAPHARQRTGA
- a CDS encoding NACHT domain-containing protein; translation: MPGGRPPKEGAAQRFLELEELSAWFRQAMADAGYESPHAVVRAELAHKNAVYDLHNATRFLPLQIVRAIAVGLRRDPDEVESLWLRAKQGMERAEEERQSAEAPRLTSWTQLPKPTLAVSNLVEAQSKAVERLPYDMLGVEEPPLSAVYVRQRIRTSVMKVDGGQGPGGVGAADPVRRADGPRRDGDEESADSVLPAPDALARHEHLLITGEPGAGKSTFSSHLAWTLSRIWLRKDSGENAPLAEPVIPVRIAARALVGRSGSWSAVLRQAVCRSLGSALVTEPDVGLFAGRVLGARWLVMVDGLDEIADRDARVGVIRTLAQHARAGSDYRFVVTSRPLPEAELAPLRGPLVGAYRMEPFGETELRDFAGKWFAAQYEGEAERARATADRFLEEAEDSRIKELVHNPLLATIAAVNATVAPARPLPTSRLSLYQHFCDHLLSRGHGRPAARATVRGHFEDDPERRDFRLRLDRHKRELLGVLGRCRLEGEGSLWEAAVEWARQWEGAPHEGWDTDLADFLQSTGLLVSEGDDYRFLHHSFAEFIAARSYAESITPDFPDMEDWIRRGFTGDDRTLAVFVFCMWAQRVECPADLVAERLLDGAPGGHQRPLLAGMLLAEGVAFGELHRTRVLDHLEAIGRSALDAEDSKRAFEVLGALGQRPEVLALLDRIASSEGIYVSRRLYAVDAYSRAGDPHVAERLLRACLGGLYSELPRAARVACALGDTARDAVRDRARAMATEPDTDDYELSYGAETLVCLGEADEAARMARAALGVPTAGTGCVRRAAEAWLAVGGPGAVAELEAFGMRRVAGGQGARLAVAEALDKEGEPEAAARIAGEVLAGGSPSAADLAQAVQIWMAVRGGDGAAEVWAAVRASGADAGHSLQVPGVLVQPLAEFAHEEEIANLARGALAQHAWGGFLVGELLRAWVNSSGAPAVEAIMKATGEGRQLCQYDRSTLADALLEAGHNDRASALAEGALRTPNAIAFGYTRAAKVLLKTRGEDAGPRLTELWREVPGLAQDSAWLRGVLSALPQHEATRTDATISHLARELVALSSASADDVSHALRILTRVEGREAAPYLVEVARTPGRLLWARGCDIARELAAMRETAHAHELWRYLLGNPSPPQGAELSLLIDIQAAEATHEAAGWIRHLIADPETYAPRRLRLRQLLAWLEAAGPEVAAGASIRNPDVLTPAPAGDLRAQR
- a CDS encoding ABC transporter ATP-binding protein, which encodes MVEVEDVHRTYGRGPTAVHALRGVSLSVPRGELVAVRGRSGSGKTTLLNLVAGLDAPDQGRISVEGTDLATLGESGNLALRRDRIGFVFQSFALLPVLTAAENVGVPLRLRKVPAAEREERVALLLALVGLTDHAQQRPGELSGGQQQRVAIARALANRPSLLLADEPTGQLDAETGHGVMELLRAVVRGDATAEGEAVTALVATHDESLLDLADRVVELEDGVLQERTPAPAPAP
- a CDS encoding glycoside hydrolase family 88 protein; the protein is MNRRRLLLRAAALSAAATPSLLPPLLPSAQAAPARASRAKAGPPSRDEVTEAVTRAADHWISAHADPGNNQWARATFFSGLMALHRVTGQARHLAYARSWAEKHDYALHDGVSTRHADDHNAGQAYLDLYEAEGSRDEAKIAAIEESLHRMTFTDRPDKNDDWWWDDALHMAMPPFARIAVLRGEPAYADKLYRLYTHTKSAQGGPGLLDPGTGLWYRDDRFLPGGIASPGGKPVLWSRGNGWVAGGHVKTLKALAGGAAHTREYRTTLARLLAGVRAVQRDDGFWNVNLADPGHLPGPETSGTAFFTYATAYALRAGLVPPHYGDVVARAWRGLVTTALHPDGFLGYVQGVGDRPESSQPVTYETTSDFAVGAFLLAGAELLTR